The nucleotide sequence GACAGGTGTCTCCCCTAGGGAGAGATCTGGGGGTGTGGGGGGCAGACATTCTCATttgacatctctgagcctcacgAATGCCCTGCCACTTGAGCAGCCCCAGGCATCCTTATTTCAGATACGGAAACAGAGGCCCACGACCTCACTGCCAGCACCAAGCGGCTGAGGCTCCAATCAGACCTGGGCTTTCTGATGCTGAGCCCCGCGTGCATACCTGGGCCCATGGTCTGGAGGAGGGAGGACCCCACGCACTGATTTACTCACAGGACCAGGGTGGAGGCAGCCGGCTGAGCCAGGCAGGCCTCCTCCAGTCCTGTTTCAGCAGTCCTGACTCCTTGGGCCTGGGCGGGCTTTGTCTGAGGCTTAGAGGAAAGGTGTCTGGAATAAACAGGCTCTCGAGCTTCTGGGTCTCCAGGAGTTGGAGGCCAAGACCTGCTCAGTTCTGCCCTTGAACGTCCCCCTGACCTCAGGAAGGAGGATGAGTTGTGATTGCCTTGGGTTAGTCCCTTACTCTGTTCGAGGCACCAGgctgagggttttttgttttttttttggtagggggaggtaattaggtttatcccAGAGGaattactggggactgaacccaggccctcatgcatgccaaacaggcactctaccactggagcTGTACCCTTCCGCCCAGGCTGAGGTCTTGACATGCAGGAGGGTATCCTCTCCTGCACCCCTTACCTGTGAGCCAGATGTCCTTTGCTTTCCTATCAGCAGAGGAGACTCACTTGAGATTGTTGGAACCTTGCCTAAGGCGAGTGGCAGCGCTgcgatttgaacccaggtccatGCTCTTAAATTGAAACCTGGACCTCACTTAAGGGCCCTGCTGCTGACAGGGAACTTAAGCCTGCCACGTGCATCTGTCCATGTGCCCTGGGTGcagctcccctcctctcccaccctgtGGTCCCAggtctctcctctccccagaatCACCCTCAAGTAACCTGGAGtggtggggtagggggaggtCACCACCCTCTGTCCTGTGCTGTCTGAGGGCTTCCGTGTTTGCCCAAGGCTGCACCTGCCGCAGTTCCACTGTTTCCACAAGGCTGGCAGGGAGCGCCAGCTCTGCACAGGCACAGCACACATGCCCGCTCCTAGCCAGCCACCTGCCCGCCAAGTGCTGTTGGAACTTAAAGCAGCAAGTCCCGGCAGAGATGAATTCTCAGCTGCTCCCACCCTGGGCCACTGAGGCTGCCGAAGTGTGCCAGCAGGCTGAGCCCTCTCAACcccagggtggggcagggatCTGCAGGACGGACGCTCTAGGAAAAAGCCTGCCTGTTGGTCTTGCAGTCTGATGGAGGGTGGTCCCCTGCCGAGGCCACCCTGATCCAATGTCTCACGCTGTGACCTCgggtgggagaggcaggcaggtccAGAGTTGGTAAGTCATCCCCTTTCTAGAGTGGAGAGAGGCTCAGACATAAATAAGGAAGGGCAGTGACTCTCAGAGGAATGAAACTCAACTCCCAGCTGGGCCAAGTTTTGCTAGAAACTGCTTGTCATGAAGAGGCAAGCACAGGGCCTACTTGTTCAGTCCTTTTTCGCAGAAGACGGCTCTGTACCTGGGGCTGGGCttctctctccttggcctgctTGCTTTGCAGCCTCGGGATCAGCTGAGAATGTCCCTTGcccacttccctcttcccttctccctttcaGCGTGTACTGTGGCTGGCAGTGACATTTCAGAACCAACACAGGGAAGgcacctgaccttggggaggaatgTGGGAAATGTCTGCAGCCTGGGGCAGCCACCCCCCACCTGGGGCCTAGGAATGTAGgctcccagcccagcagcccGCGGCCCCCAAGGGACGTGTTGTGCCTGAGGTTGGAAGAGAAGGGGGTGCAAGGTCCAGCAGTGACATTGTTGGAAGGCCCCATAAGGTGACCTGGTAAAACTACACGGTTACAGAGGGCGAAGATGGACTGTCCATGCCATCCTCTTGGTGGCACCAGCACAACACTCTCTCTGATCCAGCTAAGGGCGTGGTCCCTGACTCCTGGAGTCCCCTCAAGCCCGAGGCCGAGGATACAGCTGTAACTTTTGACTTCTCAGACCTATAGAATCACAGAATGTCAGAGCCTTTTGCAACTAGCAGCGACAGCATCCATCCACATTACAAGCatggaaagtgaggctcagagagatgggaACTGGCCATAGGTGCACGAGTTATGGGTCAGGGCTCTGGGGTAGGtgcttccttccccacccctcctacTTCCATGAAGCCGAGGGCCACCATCTCCTTCTCCCAGGAGGGAGACTCAGGTGAGCCCACCAAGCTTCCATGGGGTTCCTGCTGGGAATCCAGTGCCGTTTGTGGGTGTTTTGAACTGTCAGGGATGGGAGATTCAGCCCCAGAACAGACAGTGAGGGCCTAGCCTCTATGCTCAAGGCCATGTTCCAGCTCCTGCTGAGCAGGTGATCTCTGCTGTGACTGGACAGCATTGATAAGGCCAAACTTTGTGACTGAACTCCAAGCTGTTGAGTAAGGATTCTGCTGCCCTCTCGTGGACACAGCTGGGTATGACTGCCGTCATCCAGGTCTCCAGAAGTTTATCTTCTCCAACCTAAGGAAATTGCTCCCAATTCCCCTCCTCCAAGAAAGCACTCCAGGGGTGGGCATAACCTCCCTTTCACCTAGGCCAGAGCTTTGGCTGCGTGAAGCAACTGGGAAGGGTGGATGATGCCTTGTTCAACATCAGATCCTGGAGGAAGAAGGTCTCAGGCCAACAGGTGAGGGCCAGTCTGTGTTCCCCAGAATGCTTGAGTGCTGGGAGAGATTTGGAGGTttccatggaaacagcctaatcAGCCAACACTAGACAGGATGGTTTGAAAATTTAGAGGATATTTATTTCTCGGGAAGGTCCACAACAGCTGGCGGGCACCACCCTCCCCTGCTCCAGGGGATTTCCCTCTCGCGTTCTGAGAGAGCCCCTCTCTTTGTGGAAGTGCCCGTGGGGAGGCTGGGCTGTGGACAGAAACCATACACAACACTCCAGAACCTTAAAAAATACAGCCACAAACAGCCtcccccacacaaacacacacacagaataaacaGACGTATAAAAGAGGCTGAGGGGCTGCTTgggagggcggggctggggctcCGCCCCACTTCTCCCAGCAAGGATTATCCAGAGCTAAATGGCATGGAAGTGCCTGACAGCCGAGAAGCAGCCTGGGCTTcagagagggggtgggggctggggggcaggaccCCTCCCTGGAGCTCAGGGGGATAAGGTACAAaggaacaaacaaataaataaataaatagaacccTAAGGGCTTgggctgaggctcagggcccCTGGGGCCTCTTCCCCTGAAGAGAGCAGATCCAGTGACAGGCAGCAAGAATAACAGGGGAAACACAAATCCGAAGCCACCTGGCTTCCCGAACCTGCACCCTTCAGACCCCAGAAGGGCCTGACCCAGAGCCCAGCCTCAGATCCgctctggagggaggaggggtgggctggggagcctCCCTGGGGCCAGTGGAGACCCCCTCGCTCTCATGCCTCCATCCTGACCATCTCCGTACGAGGGAACCAGAGCTGCCTCCTCAGATGGCCCGTCCCGGCGTCCTCTGCTCCATTTGGCCACGACGTCCCCACTGCCTCCAGCCGGGGTCGCACTTAAGGCTGGCTCCCTTCAGGCCAAGAGGGAGAAGGCATTGGACAGAAGAAGCAAGAacagagaaggaggcagaagttGCTGGAATGGACAGTTTGGGCAGGAGGCCAAACTGGATGCATGAAGAAGTCCAAGGGACTCAGGCATCCCAGGGTTCCCCCTGGAGAagcgtgggggctggggagagcaCGGGGTCGGCCGGCCAGCCTCTCAGCTGGGCAGCAGCACGTGCTCCAGGAGGTAGGTGAGGGAGTCCCAGTGCttccagaggaggaagaggacgaggaccAGGAGGGCGGTGCTGGTGGTGCGCAAGCGCGTCTTCATGAGAGGCGTGATGAAGTTGGCGATGGTGGACACGAACACCAGCAGCACGGCCATGAGCGCCAGGATCACGTTGATGAACTTGCCCAGCAGCGCACGCGCGTTGGCGTTCTCCACGCCCTCCAGCTGTAccacctgctgctgctgttgctgcagCTCCAGCTTGGTGACCCGGGTCAGGCAGGACTCCACGGCCTCCTGCAGGGACGCAAGGGGCGGGTGCACGACAGCTCAGGGCACGGAGGCCCCCGGCCTGAACCCTACCTgcccctctgaggaggtgacaatGCACAGGCTGCCCCTCGGAGGCCAGGCAGGGTAGAGGCTGATCAGCTGCAGCTGGGGGCCAAGTCCTTTAAAGATGCCAGTTTGGGGAGGACGGGGAAATGAAGTCTTGAATAAGGGGACAGGGAGGAGCTGGCCCACCCCTGCTTCCCCTTGAGGCCACCGTACCTGGATGTCCCGAGCCCTCTCGTAGGACTGGTAGGCCACCTTCTCCTCCATGCTGGCCAGCTCCTGCTTCAGGTTGGTCATCTCATTCTGGTGAAGCTCAGTCAGGTCGTTGAGTTGCTCCTCCAGCCGCTCGTACCTGGCAGAGGGGGAAGGTGGACACCAGTCCTGGCTCCCCGAGCCTCCCATCTCCCCTGTGGGTCAATTTCACTCATTTTCAACAATGACTCGACCCAGCCCTGTCCAATTTGAACAGCGATGACAATGAGAGCTACTATGTGCACAGCACTTCTCATAgaaggctctgtgctgggcactttaTCCACATTATCTCACAGGATCCTCACCACAACCCCACGAGGTAAGTACTAGtgtcatccccactttacagatgagaagactgacaCACAGAGAGGCTAAGGAATTTGCCTGAGATCATACAGCTCAAGAATGGAGGAGTCAGGGATTGACTGACTTCAACAACCTGGGCCCTTGAGTCCTGGGCTAAAGGCTCTCCTGGGTGTCAGGGATGCAGGGATATACAGAGACAGTCCTTGCTCTGAAGGCACAAAATCTCAAAACATGTCTATTCTATAGGGGTAGTTAATTTTCAGGCAGGTTTCTCCCTTAATTTTCCAAACCGTctttacatatataaatagaACAAGAAGTGCTAACTAAGAAAAAGAACCCTAAGACTCCCAGGGAGCAAGGGCCAAATGCCACTCGAGAGGCACTGAGGAAAGGAGCAGAgcaggcagaggggaaggaggggaccgGAGACCCCAGCTCGATCCCAGGCTGACTCAGGAGCTTCGGCTGGATGCTCCCGTGGACCACGCCAGATACCCGCAAAAACTGTGCCTTTACAGGCTTGGACTCAATTCTCACAAACCCTATGAAAAGGGATTCACGTTGTTCCCACTTCACAGGCAAAGGCACCAGGTGCGGAAAGCATTGAGAATTCTGCTCAAGGAAAAGAGTAAAtagtagagctgggatttgaatccaggtaacCTGGCCCCAGAGTCAGTGTTCTTAACCAGAGTTTCCCCAGATAAGAGGCCACGTAGCTGgcccctgcctcagtttccacttTTGCAACAATAACCACATAACCATCAAGTAGGGATGCTCAAAGCTCCTGAGACAGgcaaagccttccttccataagCCCCATAATCCTGTCTTCCAGCTGCCCTGGAAGCTGGAGGAAGGCTCCCCGGGGCCTTTTCCGGGCCCCTTCCAGCAGCCCAGGACACTTCCAGATGCTCCTCCACCTGCCTCCACCACCGAGTCCACCCGGTGCGCAGCACCTCTCCGCAGCGGTGGGCAGTGTGGATGGAGGTGGCACCCACCTGTAGCGCTCCTCCTGCAGGCACTGGGTCATGTAGGTGTAGTCCCTCTGTAGCTGGGCCTTCAGGTCCTCCATCGAGTCCTCCAGGTGGGACTGGCCCTCCTTGATCTCCCGCAGCTCCTCCAGCAGAGCGTCCAGGTTTCCGGGGGCTCCATACAGCACGTTGGACTTGGGGCTCCCCAGTGCCgccgctggcccagcccccgAGTTGCTGCCCGCCCCGGCCGAGCTGGCGCTGGCACTGGAGCACTCGTCATCACTGCCGTACTTGGGGCTGGACACGAGTGTGGCGCTGCCGCTCAGCGCCCGCGCCGCCTCCTCGGGGGGCCCGTCGTCCAGGGGGTCCTTCAGGTGGGCGATGTTGTCAGCGCTGCCAAACTTGTTTCGGATGAGGCTGGCGAACTCCCGGGGCTTGGACACCACGGCGGTGTGGGTGGCCTGCGAGAGGCCGGAGAGGCTGCCCTTGACGCCCTCCACCACGCCGCCCCCGAAGCCGCTGATGCCGGCACGCATGTTGGCGCCCACGTCCTTCAGCCCCTGCTGCATGTCCCGCAGCACGTCCTTGGGCTGCCGCGACAGCCCGTTCTGCTCGATCTCCTTCAGGCGCCGGCGGTAATGCTCCAGCTTCTTGTGCAGCTGGGCGATGGTCTGGGCCGACTTCTGGTTCTTCTTCTCGAACACCTGCTTGATGCGGGACACCTGCTGCTTGTCCGCGTTGTTGGCCAGCTTCAGGTACTCCGCCACGTTGTCGTCCCGCGCCTCCTGCTCGATCTTGATCTGCTCCGTGATCTTCAGGATCTTCTGGTGCAGGTGGTCGATGGCAGCCTTGGTCCGCTGGGGGTCCGGGGCCCCGTCTGGCACGTCCAGGCTGATGGGGCCGTCAGTGTCACCATGGCCGGGGCCGCCAGGGAGGCTCAGAGCCACCAGGTCCCCCTTGTcgacctggggaagaaggccAGCAGAGAAAGTGTATGTAAGTCGTGAAACCAAGACCTGCAGGGGTCTCCCGTGTGCCGCTGGTCACCTCTGGACTTGGTTTCACCGCCTGGAAAACGGATGCAGGTTGAACAGGAAACTTGAGGAAGAGTCCAAAAGATTGACAGCAATGACAACAGTGTTCCTCACAGCTGCCATTTAGGAAGGGCTCCCTCATCTGCTACCTACCTGATCCCCATAACATCCCTAAAATGCAGGCTAAGCAGACCTGCTCCTCCTTCAGCCCAGAGAGCTCAAGCAAGTTGCTCAGGGACACACAGCTGCAGGAAGACAGAATCTGTAGCCCAGAACTCTTACTGCCTCATCACATGGACCAAGCAGGTCTGAGGCTTCACCAGAGTCACGGGGTCGCTTCTCAGGGATGAGACACCCTGTCCCTCTGGACTCAACCTCCCCACAAGGCTCCTGCCTAGAGTGGGCCTCTTCCTCAGAGCTAACCAAAGCCCTCACTTCGGCCCCACGCAGGCACAGGAAGCAACCCCTGCTCTCCCCTACCCGAGCTCCCCCAGGGCAGCTCAGCGGGTCACTCGCCTCTGCTGAcacctctccctgccctgccatTACCTTCCAGCTCTCCGGAGTTGTCAGCAACCTCTTCCGCTTCATAGGGTGGGAGCACCCAGCCCTGCCTAGTCTCCCAGAACTGGAAAAGGAGCGCATCCCCACCCGCCTGCTGGCCCGGTCCCCGAGGGCTCAAGCCCCAGAAGCAACCCACAGGCCGAGTGAAGCAGGGTCCAGGCTGGAGCCTGGGGTACTGGCCGCCCAGCGTGGAAGGGGGCGGATGTGCAGGAGGGAGAGGACGCGCCTTTTCCCCCCACCgccagcaggcaggcaggcaggcaggcttcCCGAGTGCATCAGGGTGGCACAAAGCAGGAGCAGAGAGACTGAGAAAGGAccgggggcagggagagagaggaaggaaaggtcaCAGAAGATAGGAAAGATGGAAAGCAAGGTCGGATGAACGTGGGCGGGCCTGGAGCCCCACTCTCCCAGGGCGGGACCCCCTCAGCCTGCTGGAGGATCTCTGTCCGCAGCCGAGTCCCCAGCGTCTTATCGCCACGCAACAACGGAAGCAGCAGGAAATGGCTCAACCTCATGTATTTTTACACACTGCACACCCCAGTACGGTCAGGTCATTTGCTCTTTATATGCACGGTGAGGGGGGGTAGTGTGGGGGAAGGGGTTAAACACAAAGAAAGTGCCCCCAGCTCACCGGAAACAGCCCGGGCCAATTGTAGGCAGAAGTCACTGGGCTCCACTTCGGCCAAGGTGCAAAGTTATTGGAAAACGCTGTTAAAACAACAGCCCTGCCAAACCCAGGGCCAAGAGAGGGTGGCTTCTCTGTGGGCTTCCTCTTCGGCCTCTTCAGGTCACGGTtccatcccttcccatccctcctgAAGTCAGGTCTCTCCTCTGACATGTGCTCTCGGGCTCCCCTCATGTCCCCCTGCCCTCCCGCCAGGTGCTTACACCTTCAGGACCTCATATACCAGAGGAACCAATTCCTTCTCCCTTCCATGACCTGTCCCGAGGTCTACTTGCCACACCAATCTGACTTAAAACTGCATCCTGCAGTTAAACCCCTTCCTCCCGCACTTTTCCCAGCAGTGACGGCAAACCACTCATCTCTCAACTTTCCTGACCCTCGGtgttcccacctgtaaaatgagggtaatcaTAGCTAGTCTCAGGCCCTCGGTGAGGGTTACCCAAGATGACGTCCAGCGAGCACTTGGCCCCGTGCGGGTCCAGGGCGGCACTCATGAATGCTGTCTGGG is from Vicugna pacos chromosome 23, VicPac4, whole genome shotgun sequence and encodes:
- the TMCC2 gene encoding transmembrane and coiled-coil domains protein 2 isoform X1, yielding MKRCKSDELQPQQGEEDGAGLEDAACHLPGADLRPGEATGANSADGPISDAGAAAAPNPGPRNKPPDLKKIQQLSEGSMFGHGLKHLFHSRRRSREREHQTSQDSQQQHQQGMSDHDSPDEKERSPEMHRVSYAMSLHDLPARPTAFNRVLQQIRSRPSIKRGASLHSSGGGGSGGGSSRRTKSSSLEPQRGSPHLLRKAPQDSSLAAILHQHQCRPRSSSTTDTALLLADGGNLLAEEAEGLSDKVDKGDLVALSLPGGPGHGDTDGPISLDVPDGAPDPQRTKAAIDHLHQKILKITEQIKIEQEARDDNVAEYLKLANNADKQQVSRIKQVFEKKNQKSAQTIAQLHKKLEHYRRRLKEIEQNGLSRQPKDVLRDMQQGLKDVGANMRAGISGFGGGVVEGVKGSLSGLSQATHTAVVSKPREFASLIRNKFGSADNIAHLKDPLDDGPPEEAARALSGSATLVSSPKYGSDDECSSASASSAGAGSNSGAGPAAALGSPKSNVLYGAPGNLDALLEELREIKEGQSHLEDSMEDLKAQLQRDYTYMTQCLQEERYRYERLEEQLNDLTELHQNEMTNLKQELASMEEKVAYQSYERARDIQEAVESCLTRVTKLELQQQQQQVVQLEGVENANARALLGKFINVILALMAVLLVFVSTIANFITPLMKTRLRTTSTALLVLVLFLLWKHWDSLTYLLEHVLLPS
- the TMCC2 gene encoding transmembrane and coiled-coil domains protein 2 isoform X2 → MKSKEEEMAVDKGDLVALSLPGGPGHGDTDGPISLDVPDGAPDPQRTKAAIDHLHQKILKITEQIKIEQEARDDNVAEYLKLANNADKQQVSRIKQVFEKKNQKSAQTIAQLHKKLEHYRRRLKEIEQNGLSRQPKDVLRDMQQGLKDVGANMRAGISGFGGGVVEGVKGSLSGLSQATHTAVVSKPREFASLIRNKFGSADNIAHLKDPLDDGPPEEAARALSGSATLVSSPKYGSDDECSSASASSAGAGSNSGAGPAAALGSPKSNVLYGAPGNLDALLEELREIKEGQSHLEDSMEDLKAQLQRDYTYMTQCLQEERYRYERLEEQLNDLTELHQNEMTNLKQELASMEEKVAYQSYERARDIQEAVESCLTRVTKLELQQQQQQVVQLEGVENANARALLGKFINVILALMAVLLVFVSTIANFITPLMKTRLRTTSTALLVLVLFLLWKHWDSLTYLLEHVLLPS